Proteins encoded in a region of the Rhodococcus sp. SBT000017 genome:
- a CDS encoding HNH endonuclease signature motif containing protein, with the protein MLSGDGGSGVDGIDTVPPTPEVSDPKLSMLVDRVESAAAELAEQASVSWTNADRRAVIQRMEMLTRSLSAYSYTWLNELIGQHGLDVYPGSVPSSVAWMLRITPRAAGARVRLAAELGDRTAFSGEVLPPLLPRTAEALRSGLLNAKHVQMIREFFRHLPSSVDPQTRDLAEQQLVTEAKKFRPDDFAPVVAHLDSILNPDGDHDDDDEDEDEDEDGKPRPRKRRDAFFYLGEQGADGMSEGKFCVDPELRAYLEALFSKAAKPGVNNPADPTSVVHDETDETDSTSGSKDSTTPGAESDGARPDPAVAEPDSPPSGGVCDTETPPHPQPDDGPTSDAGLWGDGPCDGDGSSGDGIDCGCGTGPDDTAEPDDTADADTDGGGDEALGKAAARDAAAARDIRTQRERHHDALKLALRQTLASGTLGTHRGLPVTAIVTMTLKDLEAGCGYAMTGTGSRVSIRDAIRMASHAHHYLTIFDDHGRALYLGRSKRIASADQRIVLIARDRGCSFPSCTRPATWCQAHHVTDWVDGGYTDIDGLTFGCDMHHALVGTGPGKWATTETGAGHRYPGRTLWHPPTGMDPRRRGLINHAHHPEEVLYPPDQPDETGYEEPRQPA; encoded by the coding sequence ATGCTTTCAGGGGACGGCGGATCAGGGGTGGACGGCATCGATACGGTGCCGCCCACCCCTGAGGTGTCCGATCCGAAGTTGTCGATGTTGGTCGACCGGGTCGAGTCCGCGGCGGCGGAGTTGGCGGAACAGGCGTCGGTGTCGTGGACGAATGCGGATCGGCGTGCGGTGATCCAACGGATGGAGATGCTGACCCGATCCCTGTCGGCGTACTCGTACACCTGGCTCAACGAACTCATCGGTCAGCACGGCCTCGATGTGTATCCGGGGTCGGTGCCGTCGTCGGTGGCGTGGATGCTGCGGATCACCCCACGAGCAGCGGGTGCACGAGTGCGTCTGGCGGCGGAGTTGGGTGACCGGACCGCGTTCTCGGGTGAAGTACTGCCGCCGTTGCTGCCGCGAACTGCCGAAGCACTGCGGTCGGGGTTGCTCAATGCCAAGCATGTGCAGATGATCCGCGAATTCTTCAGACATCTCCCCTCGAGTGTCGATCCGCAGACCCGCGATCTCGCCGAACAGCAATTGGTGACAGAGGCGAAGAAGTTCCGGCCCGACGACTTCGCGCCGGTCGTCGCGCACTTGGACTCGATCCTCAACCCCGACGGCGACCACGACGACGATGACGAAGACGAGGACGAGGACGAGGACGGAAAGCCGAGGCCACGGAAGCGGAGGGATGCGTTCTTCTACCTCGGTGAGCAGGGTGCCGACGGTATGTCGGAAGGAAAGTTCTGCGTCGACCCCGAACTACGCGCCTACCTCGAAGCCCTGTTCTCCAAAGCCGCGAAACCTGGCGTCAACAACCCCGCGGACCCGACGTCCGTCGTCCATGACGAGACCGACGAGACCGACAGCACTTCCGGCAGCAAGGACAGCACGACCCCTGGTGCCGAGAGTGACGGTGCGCGTCCCGATCCTGCAGTAGCTGAACCGGATTCGCCTCCATCGGGTGGTGTCTGCGATACCGAGACCCCACCGCACCCACAGCCGGACGACGGTCCGACGAGCGATGCGGGACTGTGGGGCGACGGTCCATGCGACGGTGACGGCTCGTCCGGCGACGGCATCGACTGCGGTTGCGGCACAGGGCCCGACGACACAGCCGAACCCGACGACACAGCCGATGCCGATACAGACGGCGGCGGCGACGAAGCGCTGGGTAAGGCTGCAGCACGCGACGCTGCCGCCGCGCGGGATATCCGCACCCAACGCGAACGCCATCACGACGCCCTGAAACTGGCGCTCCGGCAGACACTCGCCTCCGGCACCCTCGGCACACATCGAGGCCTGCCCGTCACCGCTATCGTCACCATGACACTGAAAGATCTCGAAGCTGGCTGCGGTTACGCGATGACCGGCACCGGCTCCCGCGTCTCGATTCGCGACGCAATCCGCATGGCCTCCCACGCCCACCACTACCTGACGATCTTCGACGACCACGGCAGGGCGTTGTACCTCGGCCGCTCGAAACGCATCGCCTCCGCCGATCAACGCATCGTGCTCATCGCCCGCGACCGTGGCTGCAGCTTCCCCTCCTGCACCCGCCCGGCAACGTGGTGCCAAGCCCATCACGTCACCGACTGGGTCGACGGCGGCTACACCGACATCGACGGATTGACCTTCGGCTGCGACATGCACCACGCACTCGTCGGCACCGGACCAGGAAAGTGGGCGACCACCGAAACCGGAGCAGGACATCGCTATCCGGGTCGCACCCTGTGGCATCCACCCACCGGAATGGACCCACGCAGGCGCGGGCTGATCAATCACGCACACCACCCCGAGGAAGTGCTGTACCCACCCGACCAGCCCGACGAAACCGGTTACGAAGAACCACGCCAACCCGCCTGA
- a CDS encoding LysR family transcriptional regulator, which yields MNIDVQTLRWYAAVAQQLHFARAAQSLGISRIRLSKTVVELEEQLGVDLFVPGASPTELTADGRDLLERALVEIAEDDRLSELAQVAAAEPTTFTIGYAEGVTLTKWTRIWADRFPDVTLSVVATTPETQVSALHEGTVDVSFVRPPIDRDGLNAIGLYQEVQVVVVPKDHAVAAFDSVTATDLADEHLLAEPATVPEWAAVATELVVGNRPELPPMNSVAETFEYVAAGLGVAIVPHSVARFNARRDLVYRPVTDVEQSQIALAWVAEREDDRIEEFIGIVRGRSTRSSRGPSDETPFKKKKAHPSKPARPVAKTKTNARRSGKRR from the coding sequence GTGAACATCGATGTGCAGACACTGCGCTGGTACGCGGCGGTAGCGCAGCAACTGCATTTCGCGCGCGCTGCTCAGTCGCTGGGAATCTCGCGAATCCGCTTGAGCAAGACGGTCGTGGAACTCGAGGAACAGCTCGGCGTCGACCTGTTCGTGCCGGGTGCCTCCCCCACCGAACTCACTGCCGACGGCCGCGATCTGCTCGAGCGGGCGCTGGTGGAGATCGCCGAGGACGATCGGCTCTCGGAACTCGCGCAGGTTGCTGCTGCCGAGCCGACGACGTTCACCATCGGATACGCCGAAGGTGTGACGCTGACGAAGTGGACGCGTATCTGGGCGGATCGTTTTCCGGACGTCACGCTGTCCGTGGTGGCGACGACGCCGGAGACACAGGTGTCGGCTTTGCACGAGGGCACGGTCGATGTGAGCTTCGTTCGACCGCCGATCGACCGCGATGGCCTCAACGCGATCGGTCTCTATCAAGAAGTGCAGGTCGTGGTGGTCCCGAAAGACCACGCGGTCGCCGCATTCGATTCGGTCACCGCAACCGATCTCGCCGACGAGCATCTGCTCGCCGAACCAGCGACGGTGCCCGAATGGGCAGCGGTGGCAACCGAACTCGTGGTCGGCAATCGACCGGAACTGCCCCCGATGAATTCCGTCGCCGAGACGTTCGAGTACGTGGCCGCCGGGCTGGGGGTGGCGATCGTGCCGCACTCGGTCGCCCGATTCAACGCCCGTAGGGACCTCGTCTACCGCCCGGTGACCGACGTCGAGCAGTCGCAGATTGCACTGGCCTGGGTCGCCGAACGCGAGGACGACCGCATCGAGGAATTCATCGGCATCGTCCGCGGCCGCTCGACCCGCAGCTCACGCGGACCGTCGGACGAAACACCGTTCAAGAAGAAGAAAGCGCACCCCTCGAAACCTGCTCGCCCCGTTGCCAAGACGAAGACGAACGCCCGACGCAGCGGCAAGCGTCGCTGA
- a CDS encoding DUF5997 family protein, whose amino-acid sequence MSPENKQQTMKPLTAANKLGIYLPAAPEEFQNSMISRSDLDALRSDPPQWLTDLQTNGPFPRDVIAKKLGVSIAGLARGGVTEALTSEAIDELVASPPQWLVRERRTQVQVRKDAERIKEKQEARRTSGNRPTKLRNL is encoded by the coding sequence GTGAGCCCGGAGAACAAGCAGCAGACCATGAAGCCATTGACCGCGGCGAACAAGCTCGGCATCTACCTTCCCGCAGCACCCGAAGAATTCCAGAACTCGATGATCAGCAGGTCCGACCTGGACGCACTGCGCAGCGATCCGCCGCAGTGGTTGACCGACCTGCAGACCAACGGACCCTTCCCGCGCGACGTCATCGCGAAGAAGCTGGGCGTATCCATCGCAGGGCTGGCCCGCGGCGGTGTCACCGAAGCGCTGACCAGCGAGGCGATCGACGAACTCGTCGCCAGCCCGCCCCAGTGGCTCGTTCGCGAGCGTCGCACCCAGGTTCAGGTGCGCAAGGATGCCGAACGCATCAAGGAGAAGCAGGAAGCGCGTCGTACCTCGGGCAACCGACCGACAAAGCTGCGCAACCTCTAG
- a CDS encoding YchJ family protein, with product MSGRCPCSSGDTFDACCEPYLRGDASAPTAEKLMRSRFTAFAVADVDYLRASWHSDTAPAELELDPDQRWYRLDVLAIEAGGLFDDAGTVEFKARYKHPDGAGSMSEVSRFVRVDGRWLYLDGIVSR from the coding sequence GTGAGCGGACGGTGTCCGTGTTCGAGTGGTGACACGTTCGACGCCTGTTGCGAGCCGTACCTGCGCGGCGATGCGAGCGCGCCTACAGCCGAAAAGCTGATGCGATCACGATTCACCGCGTTCGCCGTCGCAGATGTGGACTATCTCCGCGCATCGTGGCATTCCGACACTGCACCGGCCGAACTGGAGTTGGACCCCGATCAGCGGTGGTATCGACTCGACGTTCTCGCAATCGAGGCCGGTGGCTTGTTCGACGACGCGGGAACCGTCGAGTTCAAGGCCCGGTACAAGCATCCCGACGGGGCGGGCTCGATGAGTGAGGTGAGCCGCTTCGTCCGAGTGGACGGCCGGTGGCTCTACCTCGACGGGATCGTCTCGCGCTAG
- the rhtB gene encoding homoserine/homoserine lactone efflux protein, with product MSWSVWLAFLGASIVISLSPGAGAIASMSTGLRYGLRRGYWNIFGLQIGLLVQVGIVAVGLGAVLANSALAFTAIKWFGVAYLVYLGVRQWRAAPADVADAPAVADRGTTMLARGFLVNASNPKAVVFMVAVLPQFLDPTRPLVVQYLVIAATMVAVDMLVMTGYTSLASRVLRLMKSQRQQKTMNRTFAGLFFAAATFLATVRRVTP from the coding sequence ATGTCCTGGTCAGTGTGGCTCGCTTTTCTCGGTGCGAGCATCGTCATCAGTCTCTCCCCCGGCGCCGGTGCCATTGCGTCGATGTCCACCGGGCTCCGCTACGGCCTGCGCCGCGGATACTGGAACATCTTCGGGCTGCAGATCGGTCTGCTTGTTCAGGTCGGCATCGTCGCGGTCGGACTGGGAGCCGTTCTGGCGAATTCTGCACTGGCCTTCACCGCCATCAAGTGGTTCGGCGTTGCCTACCTCGTCTACCTCGGCGTTCGGCAGTGGCGGGCCGCCCCGGCCGACGTCGCCGACGCCCCGGCAGTGGCGGACCGTGGCACGACGATGCTCGCCCGCGGCTTCCTCGTCAACGCCAGCAACCCGAAAGCCGTCGTCTTCATGGTTGCGGTGCTCCCCCAGTTCCTAGATCCGACGCGACCTCTCGTCGTTCAGTACCTGGTGATCGCCGCGACGATGGTGGCGGTCGACATGCTCGTGATGACGGGGTACACCTCGCTGGCCTCGCGGGTGCTGCGCTTGATGAAATCGCAGCGCCAGCAGAAGACGATGAACCGCACGTTCGCCGGGCTGTTCTTTGCCGCCGCAACGTTCTTGGCGACCGTTCGGCGCGTGACTCCGTGA
- a CDS encoding SRPBCC family protein: MADIRTIDTGPQQVTRQTEVRAPASELFDIVADPTRHGELDGSGTVKDTVRGPDRLSTGAKFSVGMKQYGVPYKITSTVTEFVDADKHKVVEWQHPMGHSWRWEFEEKQPGLTTVTESFKYGTAKVPKVLELFKMPQKNAQGIKSTLHNLAARYA; this comes from the coding sequence ATGGCAGACATCAGAACGATCGATACAGGCCCGCAGCAAGTCACCCGTCAGACCGAGGTGCGGGCACCGGCGTCGGAGCTGTTCGACATCGTGGCCGATCCCACCCGGCACGGTGAGCTCGACGGATCCGGCACGGTCAAGGACACCGTTCGCGGTCCCGATCGACTCAGCACCGGTGCGAAATTCTCCGTCGGCATGAAGCAGTACGGCGTGCCCTACAAGATCACCAGCACCGTCACCGAGTTCGTCGACGCCGACAAGCACAAGGTCGTCGAGTGGCAGCACCCGATGGGCCACAGCTGGCGCTGGGAGTTCGAGGAGAAGCAGCCGGGGCTGACCACGGTCACCGAGAGCTTCAAGTACGGCACCGCCAAGGTCCCCAAGGTGCTCGAGCTGTTCAAGATGCCGCAGAAGAACGCGCAGGGCATAAAGAGCACGCTGCACAACCTGGCTGCCCGCTACGCCTGA
- a CDS encoding DinB family protein — MPIDPDTKNWTWVLERACPDCGFDSSAVDYDDIPDLIRADVERWEAVLQRNDAPVRPDDSTWSALEYAAHVRDAHRIFRTRLALVLTEDDPEFENWDQDATALAEDYNAQNPATVASELGEAARTLADDFAAVPPEDRHRTGRRSDGSNFSVESLAAYYIHDPIHHLWDVRG, encoded by the coding sequence ATGCCGATCGATCCCGACACCAAGAACTGGACCTGGGTACTCGAGCGAGCGTGCCCGGACTGCGGGTTCGACTCGAGTGCCGTCGACTACGACGACATACCGGACCTGATCCGCGCCGACGTCGAACGTTGGGAGGCGGTGCTGCAGCGCAACGACGCGCCAGTGCGCCCCGACGACTCGACGTGGTCCGCGCTCGAGTACGCCGCGCACGTACGCGACGCGCACCGCATCTTCCGCACCCGGCTCGCGTTGGTGTTGACCGAGGACGATCCCGAGTTCGAGAACTGGGACCAGGACGCCACCGCGCTGGCCGAGGACTACAACGCACAGAATCCCGCGACAGTCGCATCGGAACTCGGCGAAGCCGCGCGCACCCTGGCCGACGATTTCGCCGCTGTACCGCCGGAGGATCGGCATCGGACCGGTCGGCGCAGCGACGGGTCGAACTTCTCCGTCGAATCACTGGCTGCCTACTACATTCACGACCCCATCCATCATCTGTGGGACGTGCGGGGCTGA
- the hisD gene encoding histidinol dehydrogenase translates to MPARIELARVDLRGRTPSTAELRGALPRGGVDVDSVLHQVRPVVDAVRDRGTEAALEFSEKFDGVRPDRVRVPQEELVKALAELDSDVRAALEVAIERTRLVHSDQRRTDHTTQVVPGGTVTERWIPVDRVGLYVPGGNAVYPSSVVMNVVPAQIAGVGSLVVASPPQKNFGGLPHPTILAAAQLLGVDEVWAVGGGQGVALLTYGGVDTDGGELAPVDLITGPGNIYVTAAKRLCRSLIGIDSEAGPTEIAILADATADPLHVAADLISQAEHDVMAASVLVTDSIELADAVDQAVNAQMASTRHAERVATALNGSQSGIVLVDDVTQGLAVVNAYAAEHLEIQTKDASDVAARVRSAGAVFVGAWSPVSLGDYCAGSNHVLPTAGCARHSSGLSVQTFLRGIHVVDYSAAALKDVAAHVIALANAEDLPAHGEAVRLRFEGLRTGDAS, encoded by the coding sequence ATGCCTGCCCGCATCGAGCTCGCCCGCGTCGATCTACGCGGACGAACTCCATCCACCGCCGAACTACGCGGCGCACTTCCCCGAGGCGGAGTGGATGTCGATTCGGTGCTGCATCAGGTTCGCCCCGTCGTCGACGCCGTCCGGGACCGCGGCACCGAGGCTGCGCTCGAGTTCAGTGAGAAGTTCGACGGCGTCCGGCCGGACCGCGTTCGCGTCCCGCAGGAAGAACTGGTCAAGGCCCTCGCAGAGCTCGATTCCGATGTTCGGGCCGCCCTCGAGGTCGCCATCGAACGTACGCGCCTGGTGCACTCCGATCAGCGCAGAACCGACCACACCACCCAGGTGGTACCCGGCGGCACCGTGACCGAACGCTGGATCCCCGTCGATCGCGTCGGCCTGTACGTGCCCGGCGGCAACGCCGTGTATCCGTCGTCGGTCGTGATGAACGTGGTGCCCGCGCAGATCGCAGGCGTCGGGTCTCTAGTGGTGGCGTCGCCGCCGCAGAAGAACTTCGGCGGCCTGCCCCACCCCACCATCCTTGCTGCGGCGCAACTGCTCGGCGTCGACGAGGTCTGGGCCGTCGGCGGCGGTCAAGGTGTCGCGCTGCTCACCTACGGCGGCGTCGACACCGACGGCGGCGAGTTGGCTCCGGTCGATCTGATCACCGGTCCCGGCAACATCTACGTCACGGCCGCCAAGCGCCTGTGCCGCTCGCTCATCGGAATCGACTCCGAGGCAGGGCCCACCGAGATCGCGATTCTCGCCGACGCCACCGCGGACCCGCTCCACGTCGCAGCAGACCTGATCAGCCAGGCCGAACACGACGTCATGGCGGCCAGTGTGTTGGTCACCGACAGCATCGAACTGGCCGATGCCGTGGACCAGGCTGTCAACGCACAGATGGCGTCCACCAGGCATGCCGAGCGCGTGGCCACCGCACTGAACGGTAGCCAGTCCGGCATCGTGTTGGTCGACGACGTCACGCAGGGATTGGCCGTGGTCAACGCCTACGCCGCCGAGCACCTCGAGATCCAGACGAAGGACGCGTCCGACGTCGCAGCCCGCGTGCGCAGCGCTGGAGCGGTGTTCGTCGGAGCGTGGTCGCCGGTGAGCCTCGGTGACTACTGTGCCGGTTCCAACCACGTACTGCCGACGGCAGGATGCGCTCGGCATTCGTCCGGCCTGAGTGTGCAGACGTTTCTGCGCGGCATCCATGTGGTGGACTACAGCGCAGCTGCGCTGAAAGACGTTGCAGCGCACGTCATTGCACTGGCCAATGCCGAGGATCTGCCGGCCCACGGCGAAGCGGTGCGGCTGCGGTTCGAGGGGTTGCGTACCGGTGACGCGTCATGA
- a CDS encoding histidinol-phosphate transaminase, giving the protein MSDALGQSVSLDDLPLREALIGKSPYGAPQLTVPVQLNTNENPHPPTQALIDDVADSVRLAAGQLHRYPDRDADALRADLARYLTEQTGFAVDIANVWAANGSNEILQQLLQAFGGPDRTALGFVPSYSMHPIISSGTQTEWIPAKRRADFSLDVDYAVGAIEERKPDVVFVTSPNNPTGHSIDEADLRRILDAAPGIVVVDEAYAEFSSAPSAIGLIESYPSKIVVSRTMSKAFAFAGGRLGYLVAAPAVVDAMLLVRLPYHLSVVTQAAARAALRHASDTLGSVAELSAERDRVAAALGRQGYDVVPSDANFLLFGRFSDAAATWQRYLDDGVLIRDVGIPGYLRVTIGLAHENDRFLTVSAALASTETAEASK; this is encoded by the coding sequence ATGAGTGATGCGTTGGGACAGTCGGTCTCGCTGGACGACCTCCCGCTGCGCGAGGCCCTGATCGGCAAGTCGCCGTACGGAGCGCCGCAGCTCACCGTGCCAGTTCAGTTGAACACCAACGAAAATCCGCACCCGCCGACGCAGGCATTGATCGACGATGTTGCGGACTCCGTTCGGCTCGCGGCCGGGCAGCTGCACCGCTACCCGGATCGTGATGCGGACGCGCTGCGGGCCGACCTCGCTCGGTACCTCACCGAGCAGACCGGCTTCGCCGTCGACATCGCCAATGTGTGGGCGGCCAACGGCTCCAACGAGATTCTGCAGCAACTGCTGCAGGCCTTCGGGGGACCGGATCGCACCGCGCTGGGCTTCGTGCCGTCGTACTCGATGCACCCCATCATTTCGTCCGGGACGCAGACCGAATGGATTCCGGCGAAGCGTCGGGCAGATTTCTCGCTGGACGTCGACTACGCCGTCGGTGCCATCGAAGAACGTAAACCCGACGTCGTGTTCGTCACCAGCCCCAACAATCCGACGGGCCACAGCATCGACGAGGCGGACCTGCGCCGAATCCTCGACGCTGCACCGGGAATCGTGGTGGTCGACGAGGCCTACGCGGAATTCTCGTCTGCGCCAAGCGCGATCGGGTTGATCGAGAGCTATCCCAGCAAGATCGTGGTCAGCCGAACCATGAGCAAGGCGTTCGCGTTCGCCGGCGGTCGGTTGGGATATCTGGTGGCTGCCCCGGCCGTCGTCGACGCAATGTTGTTGGTGCGCTTGCCCTATCACCTCTCGGTCGTCACGCAGGCAGCAGCGCGGGCGGCGCTGAGGCACGCCTCGGACACTCTCGGGAGCGTCGCCGAACTCTCCGCCGAACGAGATCGGGTGGCAGCGGCCCTCGGCCGCCAGGGTTACGACGTGGTGCCGTCCGACGCCAACTTCCTGCTCTTCGGCCGGTTCTCCGATGCGGCCGCGACGTGGCAGCGATACCTGGACGACGGCGTGCTCATCCGGGACGTCGGAATTCCCGGCTATCTACGCGTCACCATTGGACTGGCGCACGAGAACGACCGATTCCTCACCGTCAGCGCAGCACTCGCATCGACCGAAACAGCAGAGGCATCGAAGTGA
- the hisB gene encoding imidazoleglycerol-phosphate dehydratase HisB, whose amino-acid sequence MTTPAPRIAKIERTTKESDISVELNLDGTGIVDISTGVPFYDHMLTALGTHARFDLTVRAKGDIEIEAHHTVEDTAIVLGQALGQALGDKAGITRFGDSFIPMDETLVHAAVDVSGRPYCVHTGEPDYMVHSVIGGYPGVPYSTVINKHVFETLASNARIALHVRVIYGRDQHHITEAEFKAVARALRQATEYDPRVTGVLSTKGSL is encoded by the coding sequence GTGACCACTCCCGCTCCCCGCATCGCCAAGATCGAGCGCACCACCAAGGAATCCGACATCTCGGTCGAGCTGAATCTCGACGGCACCGGAATCGTGGACATTTCCACCGGCGTTCCGTTCTACGACCATATGCTCACCGCGCTCGGCACCCATGCTCGTTTCGACCTGACGGTGCGCGCGAAGGGCGACATCGAGATCGAGGCGCACCACACCGTCGAGGACACCGCGATCGTGCTCGGCCAGGCCCTCGGTCAGGCCCTCGGCGACAAGGCGGGCATCACTCGGTTCGGCGACTCGTTCATTCCGATGGACGAGACACTCGTGCATGCGGCCGTCGACGTGTCCGGTCGTCCGTACTGCGTGCACACCGGTGAGCCCGACTACATGGTGCACTCCGTCATCGGCGGCTACCCCGGCGTTCCGTACTCCACGGTGATCAACAAGCACGTGTTCGAGACGTTGGCGTCCAACGCACGGATCGCACTGCACGTCCGGGTGATCTACGGCCGCGATCAGCATCACATCACCGAAGCCGAGTTCAAGGCAGTGGCTCGGGCACTGCGTCAGGCCACCGAGTACGACCCTCGCGTGACCGGTGTGCTGTCCACCAAGGGAAGTCTGTGA
- a CDS encoding MFS transporter, with protein MAMGAASFGGWGLLLPVVPLAVSQSGASDAVAAASTAIFMATTVITQLFVPSMLRRVGHRAVLAAGCLLLGLPALLFIVSVEAVPALAVSALRGTGFGMLTVAGAAIVAELAPTALLGRATGAQGIAVALAQMLTLPLGLVIFAASPTAVFVLGALVPAAGLIGVALLPPTRPAPQPPRIERVRLDKRQFLVPCLVVASVSAAYGGITSLLPIAESNRAAMIGLALAVVSASMLVGRYAAGSVADRIGIGRSVFPALVSAAIGIALFAIAALGGMPAALFFVAAVLFGIGYGACQNDSLVMAFDAAGPARYSSASAVWNISFDAGTGAGALALGVLATSVGYTAGFTAAAATVVVVAAVALVARPRPDRLAA; from the coding sequence ATGGCCATGGGCGCGGCCTCGTTCGGCGGCTGGGGATTGCTGCTCCCGGTGGTTCCCCTCGCGGTGTCCCAGTCGGGGGCATCGGACGCGGTGGCAGCGGCCAGCACCGCGATCTTCATGGCCACGACGGTGATCACTCAGCTGTTCGTGCCGAGCATGCTGAGGCGAGTCGGCCACCGCGCGGTTCTGGCCGCCGGGTGTCTGCTCCTCGGGTTGCCCGCGCTGCTGTTCATCGTCTCCGTCGAGGCCGTACCGGCGCTGGCGGTGTCCGCGCTGCGGGGCACCGGTTTCGGAATGTTGACGGTCGCCGGTGCCGCCATTGTCGCCGAACTCGCTCCGACAGCGCTGCTCGGACGGGCCACGGGCGCGCAGGGGATCGCTGTCGCCTTGGCTCAGATGCTCACGCTGCCACTGGGTCTGGTGATTTTCGCGGCGAGTCCGACGGCCGTGTTCGTACTCGGTGCTCTGGTTCCCGCAGCAGGCCTGATCGGCGTGGCGCTGTTGCCGCCCACCCGGCCCGCCCCTCAGCCGCCCAGGATCGAGCGAGTTCGCCTCGACAAACGCCAATTTCTGGTGCCGTGCCTCGTCGTGGCCTCGGTGTCCGCGGCGTACGGGGGAATCACCAGTCTGTTGCCGATCGCCGAATCGAATCGAGCCGCGATGATCGGACTCGCACTGGCCGTCGTCAGTGCCTCGATGCTCGTCGGGCGTTACGCCGCGGGGTCGGTGGCAGACCGAATCGGAATCGGACGCTCGGTGTTTCCGGCGCTGGTGTCGGCGGCGATCGGTATCGCTCTGTTCGCGATCGCTGCGCTCGGCGGCATGCCCGCGGCGCTGTTCTTCGTCGCAGCAGTCCTGTTCGGAATCGGGTATGGCGCATGCCAGAACGACAGTCTCGTGATGGCGTTCGACGCAGCCGGTCCCGCCCGCTACAGCAGCGCGAGCGCCGTCTGGAACATCAGCTTCGACGCGGGTACCGGGGCAGGCGCACTCGCCCTCGGTGTCCTGGCGACGAGTGTGGGTTACACCGCGGGATTCACCGCAGCCGCTGCCACGGTGGTCGTCGTCGCGGCGGTGGCGCTCGTCGCGAGACCACGCCCCGATAGACTTGCTGCATGA